In a single window of the Lacerta agilis isolate rLacAgi1 chromosome 15, rLacAgi1.pri, whole genome shotgun sequence genome:
- the LOC117060073 gene encoding nicotinamide N-methyltransferase-like: MMELARLHLKKKKTEEKPLTTLDSITGMQRWSQNSKKTIQKPVSRAFCRFPRIVQMAFTEKDFYAAHFNPKEFLNAYYTFSPGKEDENGFFTFFLKNLHQAFISDDIKGDTLIDIGSGPTIYQFLSACESFQEIVATDYCEQNWEEMQRWLRKEPGAFDWSPVVKYVCELEGNREKWEEKEEKVRRAIKKVLKCDVTQASPLGPVALPPADCLMSSLCLEGACKDLPTYRSALKNISSLVKPGGHLVLGSVLEETYFKVGQQTFSCLYLKRASVEEALKEAGFAIKLFKETKIDLPLSETDAKAFCIVVAQKRQS; the protein is encoded by the exons ATGATGGAACTAGCCaggcttcatttaaaaaaaaaaaaaacagaagaaaaacccCTAACGACCCTTGATAGCATCACAGGAATGCAGAGGTGGAGCCAGAACTCGAAAAAGACAATACAAAAACCTGTTAGTCGAGCGTTCTGCAGATTTCCAAGGATCGTGCAGATGGCTTTCACCGAGAAAGACTTCTATGCTGCACATTTCAATCCAAAAGAGTTTTTGAATGCCTATTACACCTTTAGCCCTGGGAAAGAAGACGAGAATGGCTTTTTTACTTTCTTTCTGAAAAATCTCCACCAGGCATTCATTTCAG ATGACATAAAAGGGGACACCCTGATTGATATTGGAAGTGGACCAACCATCTACCAGTTCCTCTCGGCTTGTGAGTCCTTCCAAGAAATTGTCGCCACAGATTATTGTGAACAAAACTGGGAGGAGATGCAACGGTGGCTAAGGAAGGAGCCAGGAGCTTTCGACTGGAGCCCGGTGGTGAAATATGTGTGTGAGCTGGAGGGTAACAG GGAAAagtgggaagagaaggaagaaaaggtcCGAAGAGCCATTAAGAAGGTTCTGAAATGTGACGTGACCCAGGCCAGCCCTCTGGGCCCTGTGGCTCTGCCTCCAGCAGACTGCTTGATGTCCTCCCTGTGCCTGGAAGGGGCCTGCAAAGACCTGCCCACCTACCGCTCTGCTCTGAAGAACATCAGCTCCCTTGTCAAACCAGGGGGGCACCTCGTCTTAGGCTCCGTCCTAGAAGAAACCTACTTCAAGGTGGGCCAGCAGACCTTCTCCTGCCTCTACTTGAAGCGGGCATCTGTGGAGGAAGCCCTCAAGGAGGCAGGCTTTGCTATCAAGTTGTTCAAGGAGACCAAGATTGATTTGCCACTCTCTGAGACGGATGCGAAGGCATTCTGCATTGTGGTGGCCCAAAAACGCCAGAGCTGA